The nucleotide sequence AAACTCCGTTAACCTGTTGGGGGCGTGGGGGGAATCGGACAAACCTGTTATCTCGAAAAGTCGAGTCGTCCCCCGCCTCGACCCCCGAGCAACTATCTGTCCCTCGCTCCCACCCGCCCCCCGCGATTCCCCTTCGGTGTCAGGAAACAGGTGGACCCGCCGCCGGGTGGGTACTCACGCTGCTGTTGTGTCCCGACCAGTGCACCATGGCTTGGTTGTGGGCCGAGTCGCCGGTCAGCGCGAAGGAGGTGCTGGGCAGCCGGAGGTCTTCAGTCGCCGACCCCCCAGCCCGCGGCGCCTTCACCTCCTCCCGGGAACCCTTAGCCAGGGGACGGCTTCCTCTGGAACCATCTGCCGGAGCAGTGGCCCAGGCGTCCCCGCGTTCCTGGGTGCTTGGGGGCTgcgcccggcgactcctcctcgCGCCGCCAAGCTTGGCAGGAGCTGGGATGCCCCGGCCCCGCCGCTCGCCTGCCGGCGATGTCTCTCCGGCTTCAACCTGCATCTCACCGCCTCTGCCGCCGCCCTGCTGGGGCAGCAGCTCTGGTCCGGCCCGGCGCCCCAGCACGGCGGCTCTCCGCGCCGTCGCCAGCTCCTCCGGCCACTGGCTGGCCACTGCCCGCGGCGAGAGTGGAGACAACGCCGGTGGCCGGGAAGCCGGGGCCGCCGGGCGTCCGGGACCGCCTGTCGCGTCCCAAGTGATCTCGGCGCCTGCCAGGACCCACGTCGACAAGAGTAGGAGCCCCGTCCGGACAAGCGGCGTCCCCGGCCAGCCTGCGGGGCGCTCCGTGCGCGCCGCCTCCATCCCGCTGCGGCTACCGCGGCTCGGGCTGCCGAGTGTGTGGCGCCCGCCGAGGTGCGGGTCCGGCGCGGGGGGTGTGCGCGCGCCGGCGAGCGAGCGAGCGTgtgtagggggagtggggagggggcggCCGGGAAGGAGGTGGCTCCGGCTGGCGCGCCTCGCCGGTCCTCTCCAGTCTTCCCTCCTAGCTCCCGCTCGCCCGTTCTCTCGTCCAGAGGGTGATTCCAAACCCGAGGAAAATTAATAATTGCCCCTTCGgtgctttctttcttaaaatcaGATTCCCCCCATTCCTCCCCACTGAGTTCCTCCAGAAATTTGGTAAAAAGGAGTAATCAAAGGTAATAAGAAAATcttcttaaaatatgaaaatcaagCCGGATCCAGGAGGGGCCGGCAATAGACCCCAATCCCGAGTCTCTCCGAAATCCAGCCTCCAACGTGCTCCCGGCGAAGAGTTGGGAGCCGCTTCTGGACGCGTTTGGGGGTTTACTCTTCGGGCCTATTATGAGGGGCGGGAGATGGCGCGCGGGGAGGGTACAGGGGTCtcgggggagaaggaggaggagttgTGTGCTCAACGCCAACTGTTTGCGTTCTAGAGCCGAGGGGGAGCCAGGTGCCTCCGCGCGGGGAGGCTGCGCACGGAAGCCAAGCGCGGGATGCACCCGGGACTCTGCTCGCTGCTCCCCGGCCCGGCCGGCTCCCGGCCAAACCCCGCCACCCGAGGCCTGCGCCCCCGCGCGGGGGCGTGGGGAATGCGTGCGTGCGCGTGCGTGCGCGCAGGCAGGCGGGCGTGAGGCGAGGGGTTCGCAGGGGGCTGGCGGGCCGACCGGGCGCTGCCGCGTGGGGGCACCTGGCTGAGCCGGGCCAGGAGCGCGGCTGGATGTGAGGGGGCGCGCGGTTCCGTGCGTGCGCGTTTGCACGAGCATGTGTGCGTGTTAGTGTGAGCGATGGCAAGTGGGGCGGGGGCGGGAGGTGTGCGCTCGGCTTTTGGTAGCGCGCGGATCACGCACGGGCTGTGTTTGCATTTCCAGGAGCCTGCGAGTGGTCAAAGAGGCAATGCTGAGAACCAGGCAGGCCGCTCTCGGCAGCCCCCTCCTCTTGGCGCCCCGAGCACCCACGGCCCCCACTACTAGCGGTTAGAACCTGATAAAGCCTCCTAGGGGATGAGGGAAAAGAGGCGGAA is from Pongo abelii isolate AG06213 chromosome 14, NHGRI_mPonAbe1-v2.0_pri, whole genome shotgun sequence and encodes:
- the LOC129049650 gene encoding VPS10 domain-containing receptor SorCS3-like isoform X2, producing MEAARTERPAGWPGTPLVRTGLLLLSTWVLAGAEITWDATGGPGRPAAPASRPPALSPLSPRAVASQWPEELATARRAAVLGRRAGPELLPQQGGGRGGEMQVEAGETSPAGERRGRGIPAPAKLGGARRSRRAQPPSTQERGDAWATAPADGSRGSRPLAKGSREEVKAPRAGGSATEDLRLPSTSFALTGDSAHNQAMVHWSGHNSSMCEEGEEGEEEEEKEEEEEEEEEEEEDEEEEEEEGKEEGDFETETICGPQSLKY
- the LOC129049650 gene encoding VPS10 domain-containing receptor SorCS3-like isoform X1, producing MEAARTERPAGWPGTPLVRTGLLLLSTWVLAGAEITWDATGGPGRPAAPASRPPALSPLSPRAVASQWPEELATARRAAVLGRRAGPELLPQQGGGRGGEMQVEAGETSPAGERRGRGIPAPAKLGGARRSRRAQPPSTQERGDAWATAPADGSRGSRPLAKGSREEVKAPRAGGSATEDLRLPSTSFALTGDSAHNQAMVHWSGHNSSDLFVLLWAIRRQRMRCPGPRLLETSWRHPPAPFTSTNRISTNSATTRSAAINAIEESCNENCYQLYTPGQVF